From Thermoflexus hugenholtzii JAD2:
CATCCGGATCGAAGAACCATCGTAGGGGCGAGAGATCTTCGCCCGGGAGGTCTGCCGACCCATGGGGGCCATCCACATCGGATGCTGCGGGTTCCCCAAAGCGCGATCGGTTTACTACCGGATGTTCCGGGCTGTCGAGGTCCAGCAGACGTTCTACGATCCGCCCCAGCCGAAGACGCTGCGGCGATGGCGCGAGGAGGCGGGGCCGGATTTTGTTTTCACCATTAAGGCGTGGCAGCTCGTCACCCACCCGGCGAGCAGCCCGACGTACCGCCGATTGCGGCACCCCCTGGCTCCTGAGGAACGCCCTCAGGCCGGCGCCTTTCAGGACACGCCGGTGGTGCAGCGAGGATGGGCTGCCACGGTGGAGGCAGCGAAGGCCCTCAGCGCGGCGGTCGTGCTGCTGCAGTGCCCGGCCTCCTTCACCCCGACCCCTGCTCACCTCCGCAACCTGGAAGCCTTCCTCGAACGCGTCCGGGAGGTCCCCTTCCGGCTGGCCTGGGAGCCCCGGGGCGACTGGCCGGAGGCAGTGATCCGTCGCATCTGCGAGCGCTACCGGCTGATCCATGCCGTAGATCCTCTGGCGAGCGCCCCGGTCACCGGCGACGTCGCCTACTTCCGCCTCCACGGCCGGACCGGATACGCTTATCGTTACACCGACGCAGACCTGGAGGAGCTCTGGGCCCGCTGTCAGGGGTTCCGGGAGGCCTTCGTGTTCTTCAACAATGTGTCCATGTGGGAGGATGCCCGGCGGTTCCAGGAGATGATCCGGCTCCGGGCGCCCTCTCCGGATGGGGCTACAATTTAAGTGAGGAGAGGTTCTCCCGCGCGCTTCCTCGCTGTCCGGCACAATGGGAAAACCGGGTGAGGGAGGTCGACCATGTTTACCGAGCGGGATCTGCGGGAGCTGGCTGCGCTGGAAAGCCCGGATGTCCCCGTCCTGAGCCTCTACCTGAATGTAGATCCCCGCCATCAGACCAAGGATCATTACCGGTTGAACCTGCGGCATCTGCTGGAGCGTGTGGAGGACCAGGTTTCCCGGGCCGATGTGGAGGCGGTTCAGCGTTTCGTCGAACGGGAATACGATGGCTCGGGGCGGGGCCTGGCTGTGTTCTCCGCCCAGGCTCGCGGCCTGTGGCGGGCCTTCACCCTTGCTGTTCCCACCCCCAACCTGGCCTTCGTAGGGCGCAAGCCCTATGTCTTTCCATTGGCCAAGCTCTGGGACGCTTACGGCCGCTTCCTCATCGCGCTGGTGGACAAGACCCACATTCGCCTGCTGTTCTACCAGATGGGGGAGCTCCGGGAGACCCTGGAGCTGCGCGGGGAGCCCATCAAGCGCCACAAGCAGGGGGGCTGGGGAGCGGAGAAGCTCCAGCGACACGAAGACGAGGTGGCCTATCGCAACCTGAAAGAGGCGGCCGAGCTGACCGTGGGCTTCTGTGAACGCCACCAGCCTCGCTACCTGCTCCTCGGCGGGGCGGACCCGACTGTCGTGGAGTTCCGGGAGCTCCTGCCCTCCCCCTGGCGGGATCGCATCGCCGGGACGATCCCCGGGGACCGAATGGCGGATGAGGGGGAGCTCCGGGAGGCGGCCCTGCGCGTCCTCCAGCAGGTCGAACGGGAGCAGGAGTTCGCCCTGGTGGAGACGGCCATCACTGCGGCATCCAAAGGGGCCAACGGGGTGATCAACCTGGAGGACACCCTGCGGGCGGCTGCCGAGGGCCGGGTGCAGGTATTGCTGGTGGCCGACGGCTTCCACGCCCCGGCTTACCGGTGCGCCGGCTGCGGCTTCCTCACCACGATCCCGCGCGCATCCTGCCCCTTCTGCGGCGCGGCTTTCGAAACGCTGCCGGACGCCGTGGACTGGCTGATCGCCACGGTGCTGGAGAACGGCGGCCAAGTGGAGATCGTCGAGGGCCATCCCCGCCTGCGGGAGCTCGGCACAGCCGCCCTGCTGCGCTACTGAGGGAGACGCTCTGCCTGAGCATGATCTGTGGTCTCCTCCGAGCTATAGGAGGAAGGAGCCTCAAAATCATCGCTGAAGCCAGGGAAGATTTCCCTGCGCTGCTCAAGCGCGCCCGGGAGGAACCGGTGATCATAACCCGGCGGGGCGAGCCGGAGGCGGTGATCTTGCCCTTCAATGAACACGGGCGCTTGCAGCGACGGAAGGCCTATTCCACCATAGTGCGTCTCTCCCAGAAGATGAAGGGGAGCAGTATCCCCGCCACCGAGTTATATGAAGCCCCCCGGAGGGAGCTGGAGGAACGGACGAGGTAGAGGTAAAAGAAGGGGGCCTTGCCGGTCTGCCGCTACCCGGTGGGGGGGACGCCGCTAAAGGGCCAGCGAAGATTCCCCCCGGCCTCCCACAAGCAGCCAGGCGCCAATAAGGGTGACCAGGGCGAATCCCATCAGGACCCCGGTCATCAGGAGCGCCGCGCTCAGATCGGTCTCCATCGCGGACAGGATGGCGAGCGGCATGGTCTGGGTGCGCCCGGGCATGTTCCCGGCGAACAGGTAGGTGGCACCGAACTCCCCTACCGCCCGCGCCCAGCAGAGGATCAGGCCGGAGGACATGCCCGGGAAGGCGATGGGCAACGTCACGTGCCGCCAGATATGGATCGAAGACGCTCCATCGACCGCAGCGGCCTCCTCCAGCTCCTTCGGCACCATCATGAAGCCCAGGCGCGCCCCTCGGATGTAGAAGGGCACGGAGATGAACAGCTGGGCCACCACAACCCCAGCGGGGGTGAAAGGCAGCGTGATCCCCATCCGCTCCAGGAGCGGGCCCAGCGCTCCTTGCCGCCCGAAAGCCAGCAGAAGCAAGACCCCCGCGGCGATCGGCGGGACGACGATGGGCAGCTCCACCAGCCCTTCCACCAGCGACTTGCCCGGGAACCGCCGCCGGGCCAGCAGATACGCCAGCGGGGTCCCCATCACCAGGGCAGCCAGCGCGGTCACCAGACTGGTCTGCAGCGTGAGATGGAACGCCTGGCGGACCAGGGTGGAACCCACCTCCTCCCAGAGGGGGGTCCTCAGGAGATAAAGGATCAGGAGCAGGGAAGGGCTGATCAAGAACAGCGCCATGGGAAGGCTCCACACATATAACCAGATCGTGGAGTTCAGGAAAACCCGTGGCCTTGCTTCACCCCAGCGAGGGAACGAAGCGACGCGCTCCCGGACCATGTGCAACCTCCTCGCGATCGGTTCGCCTATGGGGCGCCGAAACCCCAGCGCTGCATGATCTCCCGGCCCCGGGGGGAACGCAGCAGCTCTACGAAGGCACGCGCCGCAGCAGGGTGCGACGCCTCCTTCAGAAGGGCGATCGGATACCGAGCGATGACATTCAGGGGATCCGGGATCTCCACCACCCGCACCTTCCCCTGATAGGCCGGCGTCACATCCGAGCGATAGACCAGGGCTGCATCCGCCTCTCCCAGCGCTACCCGGGCCAGGGCCGCCTTCACGTTCGGTTCCGAAGAGGCCACGTTCCCCAGCACTCGCTCCGCGAAGTCGGAGCCGTAGGCAGGATCTTTCGAGGCACGCGCCAGCACCTCACGGGCGTAAGCCCCGATGGGCACCTCCGGGCCGGGCAGGGCCAGGCGGAGGCCGGGGCGCGCCAGATCCCGCAACGCCATGATGCCTGCCGGGCTGGAGGTCGGCGTGACGACCACCAGCCGGTTGGTGGCGAAAATCCATGGACCCTCCGCCACCCGGCCGGCCTGCACCACCTCTTCCATGTTTTTCTCATCCGCAGAAGCGAAGAGATCCGCCGGCGCCCCCTGCAGGATCTGGGTCCGCAGGATGGAGGAAGCAGCGAAGTTAAAGGTGACCTTCACCCCGGGATGCTCCTGCTGGAAGAGCGCGGCCAGCTCCTGGAAAGGATCGGTGAGAGAAGCGGCCGCGAACACGATGATCTCACCTTCCAGCGTTGAAACGCTGGAGGGTGAAGGAGGATTCCGGGCGGCGCATGCTTCAAGGAGGAGCAGGCCAAGCAATGAGAGGAAAAGACGACGCATGGGTTCCCCTCTGTGGTCAGGATGTCGATGGGCTCAGACGGGCCACCAGGGTGCCCGCAGGGCGTGGATCGAACCCCCCGATGGCCTCCAGTTCCTCCCGGAAGCGGCGGCTGCTCAATACCTCCAGCAAAGCCTCGACCGCAGGGGTCCAGAAGAACGCCTCCGGGATGACCAGGTCGTAGCGGGATTCCGCCAGGGGCAGGAACCCCAGCCCGAAGATCCGGGCGACGGGCAACACCCCTGGTCCCGCATCGGCCAGCCGGGCGGTGAGCGCCGCGGCCACCTCCAGATGATCCCGAGCCCGCCAGCGGAGGGCGGGGAGGGCCGAGGGCGGGAGGCCCTCCCGACGAAGCCGCCACGCCAGGATCCGCTGGCTGCCCGCCCCGCTCTCCCGCAGGAGAACCCGCAAGCCGGGCCGGGCCAGATCCTGGAGGTGATGGATCCGACCGGGGTTGCCGGCCGGCACCATCACTCCTTCCACCCAGCGGGCCAGGGTGACGACCGCCACGGGGCGGCCGGCCAGGATGCGGCGGATCGCCGGGAGATTATCCATCCCCCGCACCGGATCCGCGAGATGGGTGCCGGCGATGTGGAGCTCTCCGCGCGCCAGGGCCTGCAGCGCCGCCTGGCTGTTCATCGGGATCCAGCGCAGGCGATATTCCGGGAACCGCTCCCTCAGATGCGCGGCCAGCAACGCCAGGGCCGGGTTACACCCTCCGATGAGCAGCGTCCGCTCCAGGATCGCCGGGGGGATCCGCAGGGCCACCCGGACCCGTCCGGGGCGTCCGCCTTCCACGACGAAGCCGTCGGCCGGGGCCTGAAGCCCCCATGCTTCCTGCAGCGGCCACGCGACAAGGCGCTCCCCCACCCGAGCGAGGCCCACCCGCCGCGTCGCCGGCTGGCCCCGCCGGACCGGGAGCGGCCATTCGGCTTCCAGGATCTGGGCCGCCGGGGGAGCCGGGAACAGATCCTCCACCCAGCACGAGAGGGCCTGGGCCAGGCGGAGGGCCACCGCCACGTTGGGCAGGTATCGGCCGGCCTCGATGGCGCTGAGGGCTTGCCGGCTCAGCCCGGCCCGCCGCGCCAGCTCGGCCTGGCTCAGCCCCTGCCTCTCCCGGACCTCCCGCACCCGGTTCTCCCCACCCTCCAGCCGCACACGCCGTCCCATCGCATCCCTCCCTTGAGAACACACCGCGATGGTAATGGATTTCGGTCAATTTGTCAATTATCATTGACACCCAGGCGTCGGGAGGCAGGGCCCAGCGCGGCCGCGCTCCTTCCGCAGGAGCGGAGGTGTGTCCCAGAATCGTCGGGCAACTGTGAGCCGTTGTCCCACAAAGTGGATTACAATAGAGGGTCGGTGTGAGAACGCGGAAGGCCCACAGAGGGTCCTACAAGGTCGAGTCGAAACCCAGGGACGGAGGAGGCTGTGAATTCCGCGACATCGACCTCTCCCCGCCCGGCCTCGGGCGGGCGGTATTACCGGCTGTTCCTGGTGGTCCTGCTCGCCTCCACGTTGCTTTCCACCTGGCTGGGGATCGCCGTGGTGATGGCCGCGCGCGCCCAGCGCTGGCGGGCGATGGCCGGCGCGGGAGGCTCCGGCGGTGGCCCGCTGGGCCTGCCGCCCATCTCGGAAGTGGGGCGGATGCTCAACCCCATCGAGTGGCTCAACCCGGCGCCCGCATGGCCGGTCCCCGGCCGTCTGAACGTCCTGGTGCTGGGCGTGGATCGCCGGCCCGACGAACAGGACGTCCCGGTCCGCTCCGATGGGATCATGCTCATCGGCCTGGACCCCATCAGCGATACGATCTCCGTGCTCTCCATCCCCCGGGATCTCTATGTGCCCATCCCCGGGCTGGAGGAACGCGGGATCTCCCAGAGCCGCATCAACACCGCGTGCTTCTACGGGGACTATTATCACCTCGGGGGATGCGGGGAGCTGGCCAAGCGGACGGTGGCTTACAACTTCGGCGTCCCGGTGCACCGCTA
This genomic window contains:
- a CDS encoding DUF72 domain-containing protein; this encodes MGAIHIGCCGFPKARSVYYRMFRAVEVQQTFYDPPQPKTLRRWREEAGPDFVFTIKAWQLVTHPASSPTYRRLRHPLAPEERPQAGAFQDTPVVQRGWAATVEAAKALSAAVVLLQCPASFTPTPAHLRNLEAFLERVREVPFRLAWEPRGDWPEAVIRRICERYRLIHAVDPLASAPVTGDVAYFRLHGRTGYAYRYTDADLEELWARCQGFREAFVFFNNVSMWEDARRFQEMIRLRAPSPDGATI
- a CDS encoding baeRF10 domain-containing protein; translated protein: MFTERDLRELAALESPDVPVLSLYLNVDPRHQTKDHYRLNLRHLLERVEDQVSRADVEAVQRFVEREYDGSGRGLAVFSAQARGLWRAFTLAVPTPNLAFVGRKPYVFPLAKLWDAYGRFLIALVDKTHIRLLFYQMGELRETLELRGEPIKRHKQGGWGAEKLQRHEDEVAYRNLKEAAELTVGFCERHQPRYLLLGGADPTVVEFRELLPSPWRDRIAGTIPGDRMADEGELREAALRVLQQVEREQEFALVETAITAASKGANGVINLEDTLRAAAEGRVQVLLVADGFHAPAYRCAGCGFLTTIPRASCPFCGAAFETLPDAVDWLIATVLENGGQVEIVEGHPRLRELGTAALLRY
- a CDS encoding type II toxin-antitoxin system Phd/YefM family antitoxin, producing MICGLLRAIGGRSLKIIAEAREDFPALLKRAREEPVIITRRGEPEAVILPFNEHGRLQRRKAYSTIVRLSQKMKGSSIPATELYEAPRRELEERTR
- a CDS encoding ABC transporter permease, which encodes MALFLISPSLLLILYLLRTPLWEEVGSTLVRQAFHLTLQTSLVTALAALVMGTPLAYLLARRRFPGKSLVEGLVELPIVVPPIAAGVLLLLAFGRQGALGPLLERMGITLPFTPAGVVVAQLFISVPFYIRGARLGFMMVPKELEEAAAVDGASSIHIWRHVTLPIAFPGMSSGLILCWARAVGEFGATYLFAGNMPGRTQTMPLAILSAMETDLSAALLMTGVLMGFALVTLIGAWLLVGGRGESSLAL
- the modA gene encoding molybdate ABC transporter substrate-binding protein, whose translation is MRRLFLSLLGLLLLEACAARNPPSPSSVSTLEGEIIVFAAASLTDPFQELAALFQQEHPGVKVTFNFAASSILRTQILQGAPADLFASADEKNMEEVVQAGRVAEGPWIFATNRLVVVTPTSSPAGIMALRDLARPGLRLALPGPEVPIGAYAREVLARASKDPAYGSDFAERVLGNVASSEPNVKAALARVALGEADAALVYRSDVTPAYQGKVRVVEIPDPLNVIARYPIALLKEASHPAAARAFVELLRSPRGREIMQRWGFGAP
- a CDS encoding substrate-binding domain-containing protein; this encodes MGRRVRLEGGENRVREVRERQGLSQAELARRAGLSRQALSAIEAGRYLPNVAVALRLAQALSCWVEDLFPAPPAAQILEAEWPLPVRRGQPATRRVGLARVGERLVAWPLQEAWGLQAPADGFVVEGGRPGRVRVALRIPPAILERTLLIGGCNPALALLAAHLRERFPEYRLRWIPMNSQAALQALARGELHIAGTHLADPVRGMDNLPAIRRILAGRPVAVVTLARWVEGVMVPAGNPGRIHHLQDLARPGLRVLLRESGAGSQRILAWRLRREGLPPSALPALRWRARDHLEVAAALTARLADAGPGVLPVARIFGLGFLPLAESRYDLVIPEAFFWTPAVEALLEVLSSRRFREELEAIGGFDPRPAGTLVARLSPSTS
- a CDS encoding LCP family protein, with amino-acid sequence MNSATSTSPRPASGGRYYRLFLVVLLASTLLSTWLGIAVVMAARAQRWRAMAGAGGSGGGPLGLPPISEVGRMLNPIEWLNPAPAWPVPGRLNVLVLGVDRRPDEQDVPVRSDGIMLIGLDPISDTISVLSIPRDLYVPIPGLEERGISQSRINTACFYGDYYHLGGCGELAKRTVAYNFGVPVHRYVLLDFNGFKRIIDLVGGIEVDVPRTIVDNAYPTDDYGTERLVIPAGRIHMDGELALKYVRTRHADSDFGRLKRQQQVLMALRAKVLSLQTLPQIPEILRTLGESVQTDLTIPEMLAIAQFARGVPEERIRLLAVEPSMVRPWRTPGGAAVLIPNRQALAALMEAFNWER